One window of the Eucalyptus grandis isolate ANBG69807.140 chromosome 8, ASM1654582v1, whole genome shotgun sequence genome contains the following:
- the LOC104416648 gene encoding OVARIAN TUMOR DOMAIN-containing deubiquitinating enzyme 7 yields MAGSGCENIEKVEQTLLQMYGDVDAAIEYLIAEKGIEDFSEEAVQSPCNADASHGDDASGNSEEQREEPVEEANEENPPSNSAKRTNDDGSAQREDKKIPRNKNCPCGSKKKYKSCCGSGTEKVSAISKKGRKEKKQGKRGSDASAQWI; encoded by the exons ATGGCTGGAAGTGGTTGTGAGAACATTGAGAAAGTTGAGCAG ACACTGCTGCAAATGTATGGGGATGTTGATGCTGCCATAGAGTATTTGATAGCAGAAAAAGGTattgaagatttttcagaggAAGCTGTCCAGTCTCCCTGCAATGCAGATGCTTCTCATG GTGATGATGCCAGTGGAAATTCTGAGGAACAGAGAGAGGAACCTGTGGAAGAGGCCAATGAAGAAAATCCACCTAGCAATAGCGCTAAACGGACTAATGATGATGGCAGTGCCCAGCGAGAAGACAAG AAAATTCCAAGAAACAAGAATTGTCCATGTggttcaaaaaagaaatacaagtCCTGTTGCGGGTCAGGGACAGAGAAAGTCTCTGCAATTTCCAA AAAAggtagaaaggaaaagaagcaaggCAAGAGAGGGTCTGACGCATCTGCACAGTGGATCTGA